The Acanthochromis polyacanthus isolate Apoly-LR-REF ecotype Palm Island chromosome 2, KAUST_Apoly_ChrSc, whole genome shotgun sequence genome contains a region encoding:
- the kcnk2a gene encoding LOW QUALITY PROTEIN: potassium channel subfamily K member 2 (The sequence of the model RefSeq protein was modified relative to this genomic sequence to represent the inferred CDS: substituted 1 base at 1 genomic stop codon), translating into MAAPDLLDPKSATHNTKPRLSFSTKPITLTPREESEMVATVMKWKTVTAIFLLVVLYLVMGAAVFRSLEQPHESAQRLAILSQKLEFLSKHSCVNQSQLEELVKQVVSAIRSGVNPAGTLTNHSSLWDLSSAFFFAGTVITTIGFGNTSPHTEGGRIFCIVYALLGIPLFGFLLAGVGDQLGTIFGKGIAKVEKMFVHWDISQTKIRVISTLLFVLFGCLLFVALPAAIFKHIEGWSALESLYFVVITLTTIGFGDFVAGADTESNETHSSHLSKSLLHIDVSHQVVKNXLFLCPGGSEIEYLDYYKPVVWFWILVGLAYFAAILSMIGDWLRVISKRTKEEVGEIRAHAAEWTANVSAEFKETRRRVSVEIYDKFQRAASIKRKLSSELGFSPAPELTLPRRTVSVNFNDERDKTERDAGLQGLTTPLTRNGGLYMNGLDPERGDISIIEHLK; encoded by the exons A TGGCAGCTCCAGACTTATTGGACCCTAAATCCGCCACTCACAACACTAAGCCCCGCCTCTCCTTCTCCACAAAGCCAATCACACTGACTCCTCGGGAGGAGAGCGAG ATGGTTGCCACGGTGATGAAGTGGAAGACGGTGACAGCCATCTTTCTTCTGGTGGTTCTGTACCTGGTGATGGGAGCAGCCGTCTTCAGATCCCTGGAGCAGCCTCACGAGAG TGCTCAGCGTTTGGCCATCCTGTCCCAGAAGCTGGAGTTTCTGTCCAAGCACTCGTGTGTCAACCAGAGCCAGCTGGAGGAGCTGGTTAAG CAAGTTGTGTCTGCCATCCGTTCAGGAGTGAACCCTGCAGGAACGCTGACCAACCACAGCAGCCTGTGGGACCTGAGCTCGGCCTTCTTCTTTGCTGGGACTGTCATCACAACCATCG GATTTGGGAACACGTCTCCCCACACTGAAGGTGGAAGAATATTCTGCATCGTCTACGCGTTGTTAGGGATACCTCTGTTCGGCTTCCTTCTGGCCGGTGTAGGAGATCAGCTCGGCACCATATTCGGCAAAGGAATCGCCAAAGTGGAGAAAATGTTTGTG CACTGGGACATCAGTCAGACTAAGATCCGGGTCATATCCACCCTGCTGTTCGTGCTGTTCGGCTGCCTGCTGTTTGTGGCGCTTCCGGCAGCCATCTTTAAGCACATCGAGGGCTGGTCTGCTCTGGAGTCGCTCTACTTTGTGGTCATCACCTTGACTACCATCGGATTTGGGGACTTTGTTGCAGGTGCAGATACAGAAAGTAATGAAACACACTCTTCACATCTGTCCAAGTCTCTGCTTCACATTGATGTCTCCCATCAGGTGGTGAAAAACTAACTGTTTTTGTGTCCAGGTGGGTCAGAAATAGAATACCTGGACTACTATAAACCAGTTGTGTGGTTCTGGATCCTGGTGGGACTGGCCTACTTCGCTGCTATCCTCAGCATGATAGGAGACTGGCTCCGAGTCATCTCCAAGAGGACCAAAGAGGAG GTCGGGGAGATCAGAGCTCATGCTGCAGAGTGGACGGCTAATGTCTCTGCAGAGTTTAAAGAAACTCGTCGTCGTGTCAGCGTTGAGATCTACGACAAGTTCCAGCGTGCAGCGTCAATTAAACGCAAACTGTCCTCAGAGCTGGGCTTCAGTCCAGCACCAGAACTCACTCTGCCCAGGAGGACTGTGTCGGTCAACTTCAACGACGAGCGGGACAAGACCGAGAGGGATGCCGGACTACAGGGTTTGACAACACCTCTGACCAGAAACGGTGGTTTGTACATGAACGGTTTGGACCCAGAGAGAGGAGATATCTCAATTATTGAACACCTCAAGTAG